A stretch of DNA from Mycobacterium senriense:
CTGTCGATGGGCCCGGTCTCCGATCGGTCCGCCTGCTTCCCAAATTAGCTGAAGCACTGAGCAATACGGCAACACGGACGTAATAGCAGCACTAGGTAGGGACAGATGACTCAAACCACCACCGGGCATGTGCCGGCACCGGCCGGCTATCAACCCTCGGGGAGGGGCCGCGCGGCGCTCGCGATCGACTTTTGGCCCGCACGCCTCCCCGATGGCGTATCCGCGCGTTCGGAAACCCTGATTACCTTCGACGGCGAAGTCACCCGCGGAACGCTGTATCAACCGCCTGCACGCGCACGCACCGTGTTCTGCCTGATGCATCCACGTCAAGACCTTCGTCAACACCCGCTGATCCCCGAGTTACTCAGATCGGGGAGCGCGGTATGGGCACAGGTGGGGCGTGATGTCGGCAACGATCTGCGGCTTGTGCACGAAAACGCGTTACTCGACGTGGCCGCAGCGATGGAGTGGCTGCGGCGGGAAGGCTTTGAACACATCTTCCTGATCGGCCATTCGGGAGGCGGCGGCCTCTACTCGTACTACGCTGAACAAGCAGAAGCGCAACCGGATTCGCGAATCTCACGTACCCCGGGCGGCGCGCCAACGAAGCTTGGGGATGCGCCGATGCCCGCACCCGACGGCCTGGTGCTCATCGCTCCGCATCCGGGCCAAGGCAAACTCCTGCAAGCGGCCATCGACCCATCGGTTACCGACGAAGCCGATCCTTTCTCGGTCGATCCGAGCCTGGATCCCTTCGATCCTGCCAATGGCTTTGGAACCGCTGAAGAGGGCGGCTCGCAGTATTCGGAGGCTTTTGTTATCGCCTACCGGGACGCACAGGCAGAGCGGGTGGCCCGCATCGACGCGCGGGCGCGCGAACTGATTGCCGAGCAGCTATCGGCCCGCAAGAAGATCAAGGCCGGTACCGCTACTCGCGCGGATAAGCGCCGCAGCATCCTCACCCCGGTCATCACCACCTACCGCACCGACGCGGACCTCCGCTGTACGGACCTGCGGCTGGACAAATCCGAGCGGCCCTACGGTTCAGTGATCAGCGCCAAGCCGTCAGTGTCAAATTACGGCGTCAACGGGTTCGGTCGGCTGACCACACCCGAGGCCTGGCTGTCGACATGGTCTGGTCTGTCGGCCAACGCATCGGTGGCCCGCTCCCTGGCGGGTGTATCCGTGCCAGTACTCATCATCGAGTTCACCGGTGACTGCTCGGTGTTTCCCAGCGACATCAGCGAGGCGATGGCGAGTGCAGCGTCTGCTGACGTGACCCATCATCCGATTCGCGCCGACCACTTCGGTCGACCGCTCGCGGATGGTGAGCCTGACGGTATGCCGTTGGCGGGACACAAGATAACCACGTGGGCCGGCGAACGGGCTTCGCGATGATCGGGATCGACGACGTGGACATCGCGGACAAGGTAACTCCCTATCCTGATTCGTTGGCCGCGCGCTATCGGGCAGCCGGATTCTGGAGGCCTCGGACGCTGTGTCAGGAGTTGCAGGAGTCTGTCGAACGCTTTTCCGATCGGCTCGCTGTGGTCGATCCCGGTGTCAGCTTGACCTACGCCGAGCTGGGAGATCTCACCGATCGGATTGCGACCGGCTTGCTTCAGGCGGGTCTGAAGCCCGGCGAGCGTGTCTTGTTCCAGACGACCAATCACGTCTGGGCCGTGCTGGGCTGGTACGGCGTGCTGAAAGCCGGCCTCGTTCCGGTTGCGACGCTGGCCCAGCATCGTTGGCACGAAATCAGTGCGATCGCCGGGCAGTGTGCGCCGGCCGCGCACCTGTACGAGCCCGGGTTCGCTGGTCATGATTTGCGCAGCCTCGCAACAGAAATCGCACACGCACAACCGAGCCTGCGCATCAAGCTCACGGTCGGAACGACCGCACCTGCCTCGGACGAACTCTCGATCGAATCGCTGGCCGAAGCCAACGAATCTACGGGTCAGGAGCGACGCCTCACCATAGAGCAGGTGCAACGCCAACTCTCCCCGGAGAGTCTGGCGGTGCTACAACTCTCCGGCGGAACAACGAGTGTGCCCAAACTCATTCCGCGCCTGAGCACCGAGTACTGGTACAACGCCGCTCAGTGGGGCGACGCGATGAACATGGACTCGACCAGCGTTGCCGTGCATCTGCTTCCGTTGATCCACAATGCCGGCATCGTGTGTGCCCTTCACGCGGCACATTCAGTCGGGGCGTGTTTTGCCACCAGCCCGCCGGATACCGCGGCATTCTTGCGGTTGGCGTCGACTGTAACTATCACCCACATGCTGATGACGCGACCGATCGCGCGTGTCATCGAGGCTGATACACGGCTGCGGGCGGCCCTGGCGGGGCTGCGCACGGTCGCCTGGGCCGACCGCTCAGTGCCCAGCGCAGTGATCGACGAGTACGAGACCGGAGCGTGCAAGGTCATCCAGATGTTCGGTATGGGCGAGGGCATGTGCATGTTCTCCCCACGCGACGCATCGGCGGAGATCCGGCACGGTACACAGGGAACCCCAATCTCTCCCGGGGATGAAGTGCGGGTACTCGAACCCGGCAGTGAGCGACAGGTACCGCCGGGAACATCGGGGGAGCTGTGCGCCAGGGGTCCATACACCATCCGCGGTTATTTCGCTGCCCCGGAACGCAACGCCGAAGCCTTCACTTCCGACGGCTTCTACCGTACGGGCGACATCGTCACAGAGATTCTCGACGGCGACAAGTCCTACTACCGACTCGAGGACCGGATAAAGGACCTGATCAATCGGGGTGGCGAGAAGATCAACGCCGAAGAGGTCGAGCTGTTACTACTCAGGCACGAGGGGATCGAGCGTGCGGCAGTGGTGGCGATGCCCGACTCGCGTTTAGGCGAGCGGGCCTGCGCCTTCGTGGTTTTACGTCAGGGATCCGAGGCAATCGAGCTCGAGACCATCAAGCAATTCCTTTCGGATCAAGGCGTGGCAAAGTTCAAATGGCCTGAGCGCCTTGAGATCCGAACTGAACTCCCGCTGACCAATATCCACAAAGTGAATAAGGCGATTCTTCGCGAAGAGATCGCGACATTGCTCGCCGATGAAGGGTAATCGTCGATGAAATGGGTCACGCGCCAGACGGTGCACCTCGATCGTGTCGCCTCACCGTGGCTCATCAAACGCTTCGTGGATCCGGAGGCGCAATTTCTCTTTGTCGATGCCGACGGGCCGTGGCCCGAAGACGCCACACCGTTCGCACTTCCGGGCGCAGCGTTGGGGATGCATGATCACGACGGCACGACTTTCGACAAGATTCTGCGCGCCTACAGCCTGCAATCACCGGTCCTGGCGGATATGGCCGCCGTCATTCGCGCCGGCGTGCACCACGTCCTGCAAGAAGATCAGGGCGATACCCCGGACTCGGTGATCCAACTCGGCGTTGCATGGGCTCTCTTATCGGAGGGCCTTATGCTTCAGCGCGGCGACGACCAAGCGATCATCGACGCGTCGATGGAGGCATACGACGCACTTTTCGCCGCGTTGTGGGCTCGTCGACTCGACGCCAGGAGCGGTCGAGAAGTCTTCTGGGAACGTATGGCCTCGCTCAGATCGCAGTGGCAGCAGAAATCTCCACTGTCTTCCGGGCAAGCTTGACGGCGGCCAATCGCGAACCGTACCGGTGCTGGCGGGTGTTGCTCTGCCGGTAGGGGATCAGCGCTTCTTATCGGCATCGTCGAGCAAGCGCTCGAGGTAGGCGACATCCTGACGGAGCAGCGACAACGCGGCTCGCGGTCCAGTCGCCGCTGTCACCCGGTTCTCCGCCTGCAGCACGCTCGCTACTGCCATGTCGGCGACGTCGGTGGCGACCTGATCAGCGCTGGCCGGGTCGTCTTCGTGGAACCACCACGCTACCCAGTTGCACATACCGATCACGGCCAATGCGGCGATCCGCGGGTTCACCGGGCGAAACTGGCCTGCGTCAATGCCAGCTTGGATGACTTCGATGAGGTTGCGCAACATCTTGCGCTTGGTGGTCTCGTGAACCTTCGCCAGATCTTCGGGCAATTCGGCTTCGGAACGAGCCAGCAGTAAGAAGCGCGTGGGGTGCAGGGCACGGTTATGCGCCATCAGATAGGCAACCTTGGACAGTTTCTGCACAGGGTCGATCGTCTTGTTGGTTGTCACCCGCACTATCTGCGCCGTGTTTCCCGCCGTGATCTCGGTGACGAGCCTGGAGAGCAGATCTTCCTTGCTCTTGACGTAGTAGTAGAGAGCCGGACGGGTGATGCCCATGGCGTCGGCGATATCTTGGAGACTGGTGCCGGCGAAGCCGCGCTCGGCGAAAAGCTTCGCCGCGGTTTCGTACATCTGGTTTTCGACTAGCTCTTTGCGCATGCTGGCTGCCGGCGGGGACTGCGCATTGCCGTCCCGGGCTGCCTCACGTGCCCCGGAACCCGACGCGGTCTCTGTCGCTTTCGCCATCGAACCATCTTAATTGCCGCAACGCTCAATCTTCGGAGATCCGGACGCGCGGTGCGCCAAGAGTCCCCACGCCACGCTCGCCGAAGACGCGTGGCACCCATCGGGTCATCCTGCGGGGCGGTGAGCAGCCATTCGTCGGGTGTCTCCGAACCGCAAGCCGATGTCGCGCCAGTGATCGAATCAACGCTACAGTCAACTATCAGTCGTATGTGTAAACTCATGTCGTTCACAGCTGCTCGGACTCAAGGAGTCGACACATGCCCATCACCGTCCAAATGCCGACGCTCGGCGAGAGCGTCACGGAAGGGACAGTGACCCGGTGGCTCAAGCAGGAGGGGGACACCGTCGCCCTCGACGAGCCTCTGCTGGAGGTGTCGACAGACAAAGTCGACACCGAAATACCCTCCCCGGCGGCGGGCGTGCTCACAGAGATCCTCGCGCGCGAGGATGAAACCGTCGCGGTGGGCAGCGATCTGGCGCTCATCGGCGAAGCTGATTCCGCACCCACCGACGTAATGGTCGACGACCGGCCGCCGCCGACTTATGTCGGTGCGCCCCCCGAACCCGTCCGGGGGCCCGCTCCCGACAGGCAGTCCGGATCGGAACTCGACGCCGCAGAGCAGGCCGCCAGTGGGGACGCTGAGACGTTGTCGGTGACGATGCCCGAGCTGGGCGAGTCGATCACCGAGGGCACGGTGACTCGCTGGCTGAAGGACGTCGGCGACTACGTGGAAGTGAATGACGCGCTCGTAGAAGTGTCCACCGACAAGGTCGATACGGAGATCCCGTCGCCGGCTGCGGGGACGCTGTTGGCCATCACCGCCGCTGCAGACCAGGTCGTCCCAGTCGGTGCCGAGCTGGGCAAGATCGGCGCGGCTCGGACACTTTCATCCGCGCCACCGAGAGCATCGGAGGCGCCGCCACAATCCCAACGAGAAGCTCAGACGGCACGAGAGCCGGCACCGCAGTTCGTAACGGACGCGGAGCCCCGTGACGACCCGGCGCCCGGTGCCGACCCGGCAGCCAGGCTCGCCCCCGAGCCCGCCCCCAAGCCCGCCGCACCGCCCGCGCCGGCACCGGTGGACGGGCGCTCCACTGCCGGACACACGCACCCAGCAGACCGCAGTCAGCAAATCTCACCGTCGCGTGCCGATGCGCCGGTGCGCGGCACGGTCCAGAAGGCCAGCAGGATCCGCCAGCTCACCGCCGCAAAGACCCACGAATCACTCTTGAGCACAGCGCAATTGACGCAGACCCACGAGGTCGACATGACGGCGATCGCGGCGCTTCGGGCGCGGGCAAAAAAATCCTTCGCCGAGCGGGAAGGAGTCAACTTGACGTTCCTTCCGTTCATTGCGACCGCCGCGATCGATGCATTGAAAGCCCATCCCAACATCAACGCCAGCTATGACGAGAAGTCCAAAACCATTACCTACCATGACGCCGAACACCTTGGTTTCGCCGTCGATACGGCGAGGGGACTGTTGGCTCCTGTGGTGTCCAATGCCGGTGACCTCTCGCTTGGCGGGTTGGCGCGGGCAATCGTCGACGTTGCCGCGCGGGCGCGTTCTGGCGACCTGGCTCCAAACGAATTGTCGGGTGGAACCTTCACCATCACCAACATCGGCAGTGAGGGTGGGCTGTTTGATACGCCGATCCTGGTGCAACCCCAGGCGGCGATCCTGGCCACCGGAGTGATCCGTAAGGAACCCAGGGTGGTGCTCGACGCGATCGGCAACGAGTCAATCGGCGTGCGGTCGGTCTGCTACCTGTCAATGACCTATGACCATCGACTGGTGGATGGCGCCGATGCCGGCCGTTTCTTGAGTACGATCAAGCGTCGCCTCGAGGCTGCGGATTTTGCCGCCGAACTTGATCTAGAGCGGGGGCGCGGGTGACGGCTTGGGACCGCTTACGGACTGAGTCATCAAATCTGGCTCCACCGGGGGGATCGCGCGCCGGCTTGATCGTCGACAATCTTTGCGCCGTCGGCGTTTTCGCCGCCGATGCCGCGGCGTGAATTGATCACCCGGCTGGGCCGCAGCCCGGCCACCGAGCAGTTGAGCAACAATCGTTGGCAGATCTACGATGTAGTTGATTTATCAACGCAAACGTAGCATCGTCTGTTGGGTGGCGCGCCACTGCCGATAGTGAGCGCCCTCCTCGTGGGTAGCGAAAGGTATGAAAGCAATGGCCGACCAGTTTGACAACCGTCCAACTCTGTTCGTAATCAGGCACCTCCCAGGCCCGAACTTTCGACCTGAGGTCGCGCCCACCGAACAGGACGGCGTCGCGGAACACTTTGCATACGTCCAGCAACTCGAAGAGGCGGGGGCGATCCTGCTGAGTGGACCGCTGCTGGCGAAAGGCGCTGGTGGACTGATGATCCTCAGTCCCCGCATCGACGCGGCTGAGGCTTCCCGTATCGCGGAAAACGACCCGGCGATCAAGTCGGGTTTGGTCGTCGCCGACGTGCTGCCTTGGATGATTACTGCGGGCGACTTCTCGTACCTGACCTAAACCGGTGTCAAGCCGGCTGGCGGTCAGACATTTCACGTCGCCCGAGGTGGTTCGGAATCCGAACAGAGACAAAGAGGTTCGCCGTAACGATGTACGACCGCGATGCCTCGACGAGCTCCGGCTTTTGGCCTTGGGCGGTGGCGTCAATCTGCCAACAGAAATCACCGAGCTGCTGGCCGGGGCCGGAACCGCGCCCGTGATGCACGCAGGGCCGTCACGCTCCTCTCGGGGCCGTGCAATTACCGACACCGAAACCTCTCGGCCGCTTGCCTGCGGCGCGGATTCTCCGGAGATTCGCCGTTCACCCGAAATGGCAAGTCCCCCACCACCAAGCGGGATGTTGTTGAGCTGATTAACTCCCCTACCCGGGAGTCACCGTGCGCTTGGTGAAGTCCAGAACGGTCCGGACACGAGCGCCGGGTCACCGACCATAGGGAGACATGGCGATGTTAGGGACGCGTGCGGACCTGGCCATTCCAGCCATAACTTCGACGCCGCCGGACGCAGGTTACGGTGATGCCGACTATTTGACAACTGCGTTGGCGGACGGCTACTGTGACAGCCGTTACAGTCAGCGTTCGCGGTGGCACGGCGGTGCCTCTAAGGGCTGTCATATGAGGAGTAGGGGTATGCCGCGCCTGGACCCGCAAGCAGCCGGTAAGTCCGCCCGCAAGGGCGTACGAGGTGGCGCCGCGGCCTGTCGTGCGCCCCGATGCGGCCTCCTTTCCGAGGTGGCCGACGGGCGACGCGATCGGCGTCGTCAATGACGCCCATGTCCGCGCTGAGCCCCGGGTCGCGCGAATGTCCTTGCCAATCAACGGAATCGACTCGTCTGACCTTCGGCCTTACTTCGTCTTGCGGGACGACTCGGGAGCCGCTGCAGGTGTGTCGGCGTCGCGCCGTCTGGTTCCTTGGAAGTTCTATCGAGAATTTTTGAGACTGTGTTCAAAAATGCTCCGATGTGGTGTACCTTGCCTCAGGAGCAGCGTTGTGAGCCGGAGCACAAGGCAAACGACAGTGGTCAGCGCGACGGGGAGGAGGCGAGTTTTCGATGGCAACAGAGACGCCGACGGCGGCGACTACGCACGCCGGGTCAGCAAACGGCGACAGCGGGCACCGCGGCGCCCTGCATCGCGCACCTTTCGGCAACGGCGCCCCGCCGGATGGCTGGCGCGCGGTACTGACGCAGCCCGGCGCCAGCGTCGCCAAGGCTGCATCGCGAGTCGGCACGATTCCG
This window harbors:
- a CDS encoding 2-oxo acid dehydrogenase subunit E2: MPITVQMPTLGESVTEGTVTRWLKQEGDTVALDEPLLEVSTDKVDTEIPSPAAGVLTEILAREDETVAVGSDLALIGEADSAPTDVMVDDRPPPTYVGAPPEPVRGPAPDRQSGSELDAAEQAASGDAETLSVTMPELGESITEGTVTRWLKDVGDYVEVNDALVEVSTDKVDTEIPSPAAGTLLAITAAADQVVPVGAELGKIGAARTLSSAPPRASEAPPQSQREAQTAREPAPQFVTDAEPRDDPAPGADPAARLAPEPAPKPAAPPAPAPVDGRSTAGHTHPADRSQQISPSRADAPVRGTVQKASRIRQLTAAKTHESLLSTAQLTQTHEVDMTAIAALRARAKKSFAEREGVNLTFLPFIATAAIDALKAHPNINASYDEKSKTITYHDAEHLGFAVDTARGLLAPVVSNAGDLSLGGLARAIVDVAARARSGDLAPNELSGGTFTITNIGSEGGLFDTPILVQPQAAILATGVIRKEPRVVLDAIGNESIGVRSVCYLSMTYDHRLVDGADAGRFLSTIKRRLEAADFAAELDLERGRG
- a CDS encoding YciI family protein, with amino-acid sequence MADQFDNRPTLFVIRHLPGPNFRPEVAPTEQDGVAEHFAYVQQLEEAGAILLSGPLLAKGAGGLMILSPRIDAAEASRIAENDPAIKSGLVVADVLPWMITAGDFSYLT
- a CDS encoding chromate resistance protein ChrB domain-containing protein translates to MKWVTRQTVHLDRVASPWLIKRFVDPEAQFLFVDADGPWPEDATPFALPGAALGMHDHDGTTFDKILRAYSLQSPVLADMAAVIRAGVHHVLQEDQGDTPDSVIQLGVAWALLSEGLMLQRGDDQAIIDASMEAYDALFAALWARRLDARSGREVFWERMASLRSQWQQKSPLSSGQA
- a CDS encoding alpha/beta hydrolase; this translates as MTQTTTGHVPAPAGYQPSGRGRAALAIDFWPARLPDGVSARSETLITFDGEVTRGTLYQPPARARTVFCLMHPRQDLRQHPLIPELLRSGSAVWAQVGRDVGNDLRLVHENALLDVAAAMEWLRREGFEHIFLIGHSGGGGLYSYYAEQAEAQPDSRISRTPGGAPTKLGDAPMPAPDGLVLIAPHPGQGKLLQAAIDPSVTDEADPFSVDPSLDPFDPANGFGTAEEGGSQYSEAFVIAYRDAQAERVARIDARARELIAEQLSARKKIKAGTATRADKRRSILTPVITTYRTDADLRCTDLRLDKSERPYGSVISAKPSVSNYGVNGFGRLTTPEAWLSTWSGLSANASVARSLAGVSVPVLIIEFTGDCSVFPSDISEAMASAASADVTHHPIRADHFGRPLADGEPDGMPLAGHKITTWAGERASR
- a CDS encoding AMP-binding protein — translated: MIGIDDVDIADKVTPYPDSLAARYRAAGFWRPRTLCQELQESVERFSDRLAVVDPGVSLTYAELGDLTDRIATGLLQAGLKPGERVLFQTTNHVWAVLGWYGVLKAGLVPVATLAQHRWHEISAIAGQCAPAAHLYEPGFAGHDLRSLATEIAHAQPSLRIKLTVGTTAPASDELSIESLAEANESTGQERRLTIEQVQRQLSPESLAVLQLSGGTTSVPKLIPRLSTEYWYNAAQWGDAMNMDSTSVAVHLLPLIHNAGIVCALHAAHSVGACFATSPPDTAAFLRLASTVTITHMLMTRPIARVIEADTRLRAALAGLRTVAWADRSVPSAVIDEYETGACKVIQMFGMGEGMCMFSPRDASAEIRHGTQGTPISPGDEVRVLEPGSERQVPPGTSGELCARGPYTIRGYFAAPERNAEAFTSDGFYRTGDIVTEILDGDKSYYRLEDRIKDLINRGGEKINAEEVELLLLRHEGIERAAVVAMPDSRLGERACAFVVLRQGSEAIELETIKQFLSDQGVAKFKWPERLEIRTELPLTNIHKVNKAILREEIATLLADEG
- a CDS encoding TetR/AcrR family transcriptional regulator; the encoded protein is MAKATETASGSGAREAARDGNAQSPPAASMRKELVENQMYETAAKLFAERGFAGTSLQDIADAMGITRPALYYYVKSKEDLLSRLVTEITAGNTAQIVRVTTNKTIDPVQKLSKVAYLMAHNRALHPTRFLLLARSEAELPEDLAKVHETTKRKMLRNLIEVIQAGIDAGQFRPVNPRIAALAVIGMCNWVAWWFHEDDPASADQVATDVADMAVASVLQAENRVTAATGPRAALSLLRQDVAYLERLLDDADKKR